A window of the Candidatus Planktophila sp. genome harbors these coding sequences:
- a CDS encoding NCS2 family permease has protein sequence MLDSYFKITERGSTVAREIRGGFVTFFTMAYIVALNPLIIGLSKDVNGKYLGGGDAPNLAAVAAMTALMAGILTILMGVVGNYPLALATGLGLNTFVAVGIASQMTWAEAMGLVVLEGIIITILVLTGFRTAVFRAVPSQLKIAISVGIGLFIALIGLVDAGFVRKTGAGPVPVTLGDNGTLVGWPIIIFALGLFLMIILMVKKVKGALLIGIAAATVAAIAVESAFKIGPGFNGATGEVNPKGWGLNIPVIPSDVVGKPDFSLFGDFNLFGSFDRISLIACILLVFTLLLSDFFDTVGTVTAIGYEADLIDRDGNIPNNDRILLVDSLAAVAGGAGSISSNTSYIESAAGVGEGARTGLASIVTGFLFLLTTFLAPLVAVIPYEAATPALVIVGFLMMTQIKKIDWDDYGIAIPAFLTIILMPFTYNISVGIGAGFISHVVIRLVQGRRKEVHPLLLLVSGLFIIYFFTSPINAWIG, from the coding sequence ATGCTCGATTCATATTTCAAAATTACAGAACGTGGGTCAACCGTAGCTCGTGAAATTCGCGGCGGTTTCGTCACATTTTTCACAATGGCATACATCGTTGCTCTCAACCCCTTAATTATCGGTCTTTCCAAGGATGTGAATGGAAAGTATCTCGGCGGTGGAGATGCACCAAACTTAGCTGCTGTTGCTGCCATGACCGCTTTAATGGCTGGAATTCTGACGATTCTCATGGGCGTTGTTGGTAACTACCCACTTGCACTTGCAACAGGGTTAGGGTTAAACACTTTTGTTGCCGTTGGAATTGCATCTCAAATGACATGGGCCGAAGCTATGGGCTTAGTAGTTCTTGAGGGAATCATCATTACGATTCTTGTTTTAACTGGATTTAGAACTGCCGTCTTCAGGGCCGTTCCATCTCAATTGAAGATCGCGATATCTGTAGGTATTGGCCTATTTATTGCACTCATTGGGCTAGTTGATGCTGGATTTGTTAGAAAAACCGGCGCAGGTCCAGTTCCTGTTACTTTGGGTGATAACGGAACGCTTGTCGGATGGCCAATTATCATCTTTGCTCTCGGACTCTTTTTAATGATCATCTTAATGGTAAAGAAAGTTAAAGGTGCGCTACTCATTGGAATCGCTGCAGCAACTGTTGCAGCTATCGCAGTAGAGTCTGCATTTAAAATAGGTCCTGGCTTTAATGGAGCTACCGGTGAAGTTAATCCAAAGGGATGGGGTCTTAACATCCCGGTTATCCCATCCGATGTAGTGGGCAAACCTGATTTTTCTCTATTTGGAGATTTCAACCTGTTTGGCTCCTTCGACCGGATATCTCTAATCGCTTGCATTCTCTTGGTATTTACACTTCTACTCTCAGATTTCTTTGACACCGTTGGTACGGTTACTGCCATAGGTTATGAAGCTGATCTCATTGATAGAGATGGAAATATTCCAAACAATGATCGTATCTTGCTAGTTGATTCGCTAGCTGCCGTAGCCGGTGGCGCCGGAAGCATCTCATCAAATACTAGTTACATTGAATCTGCCGCTGGCGTTGGTGAAGGTGCGCGAACTGGACTGGCATCTATTGTTACAGGTTTTCTATTTTTACTGACAACTTTCCTTGCTCCACTTGTTGCGGTCATTCCATATGAAGCGGCAACACCGGCACTTGTTATCGTAGGTTTCTTAATGATGACCCAAATCAAGAAAATCGATTGGGATGATTATGGAATTGCGATTCCGGCATTCTTGACAATCATTTTGATGCCATTTACATACAATATTTCAGTTGGAATCGGTGCTGGCTTCATATCCCATGTAGTCATTCGCCTTGTTCAAGGTCGACGCAAGGAAGTTCATCCTCTACTGCTTCTAGTATCTGGATTATTCATAATCTACTTCTTTACATCGCCAATAAACGCTTGGATCGGCTAA